Proteins encoded in a region of the Candidatus Bathyarchaeota archaeon genome:
- a CDS encoding ABC transporter ATP-binding protein has translation MLEVENVSASYGLVKILYDVSFKIEKGEIVSIIGPNGAGKTTLVKTIMGFLKPQTGAIKFKGENISKLSTFEIVKKGLTMIPEGREIFPRMTVEENLMLGAYTINDKAKVKATKERVTEIFPVLKKKEKALAQTLSGGEQQMLVICRSLMSNPELLILDEPSLGLAPIIVEKVLDTVRTINDEGVTVLLVEQNIHDSLNVANRGYVLERGRVVLEGKSRELLSNSHIKEVYLGL, from the coding sequence ATGCTTGAAGTCGAAAACGTCTCAGCATCCTACGGGTTGGTCAAGATACTCTACGATGTCAGCTTCAAAATAGAGAAAGGCGAAATAGTAAGCATCATTGGCCCAAACGGCGCAGGCAAAACCACGCTTGTTAAAACCATCATGGGCTTTCTTAAGCCCCAAACCGGCGCCATCAAATTCAAGGGCGAAAACATCAGTAAACTCTCCACCTTCGAGATAGTCAAGAAGGGACTCACAATGATTCCTGAGGGCAGAGAAATTTTTCCCCGCATGACCGTTGAAGAGAACCTGATGTTGGGTGCCTACACTATAAATGACAAAGCAAAAGTCAAAGCAACCAAAGAACGCGTAACAGAGATTTTCCCGGTGCTCAAAAAGAAGGAGAAGGCGCTGGCGCAGACTCTTAGCGGCGGCGAACAGCAGATGCTGGTTATCTGCCGCAGCTTAATGTCTAACCCTGAGTTGCTGATTCTAGATGAGCCCTCGCTGGGTTTAGCTCCCATCATAGTGGAGAAGGTGCTTGATACCGTGCGCACCATAAATGATGAGGGAGTAACGGTGCTTTTGGTGGAGCAGAACATCCATGACAGCCTTAACGTGGCAAACCGCGGCTACGTTCTTGAGCGGGGCAGGGTTGTCTTGGAGGGGAAGAGTAGGGAACTTTTATCTAATAGTCACATAAAAGAAGTGTATCTAGGTCTATAA
- a CDS encoding ABC transporter ATP-binding protein, with translation MLKCIGVSKRFGGLQALKNVDFTINSGEIAGLVGPNGSGKSTLLNLISGVYKTDQGQILFQDEDISKLPSYSICTRGITKTAQTVQSFPEMTAAENVLTAVLFNRKKTDETDPMAKAHELLEFVGLDKDKFDVAAKSLNVVELRRIQLAKALATSPKLLLLDELLTGLTPKESDEAIALIKQINKQGVTVLMVEHIMRVIMGLCDRVIVLQHGEKICEGTPKQVCSDEHVVKVYLGKRFDFGEEQEDNA, from the coding sequence TTGCTAAAATGCATCGGAGTCTCCAAACGCTTCGGGGGACTGCAAGCCCTAAAAAACGTGGACTTCACCATAAACAGCGGCGAGATAGCGGGGCTCGTGGGTCCAAACGGCTCAGGCAAATCCACGCTTCTTAACCTCATCAGCGGCGTCTACAAAACTGACCAGGGACAAATCCTCTTCCAAGACGAGGATATCTCAAAGCTGCCATCCTACAGCATATGCACAAGAGGCATAACCAAAACTGCCCAGACAGTCCAGTCTTTTCCAGAAATGACCGCGGCAGAAAACGTGTTAACCGCCGTGCTGTTTAACAGAAAAAAAACCGATGAAACCGACCCGATGGCAAAGGCACATGAACTCTTGGAGTTTGTGGGGCTTGATAAAGACAAATTCGATGTCGCCGCCAAAAGCCTCAACGTGGTGGAGCTTAGGCGCATCCAGCTGGCAAAGGCGCTTGCCACTAGCCCTAAGCTGCTTTTACTCGACGAGTTGCTTACGGGGTTAACACCTAAAGAATCCGACGAAGCCATCGCGTTAATTAAGCAAATTAACAAGCAGGGCGTCACGGTGCTGATGGTGGAGCATATTATGCGGGTAATTATGGGTCTCTGCGACCGCGTGATTGTTCTTCAGCATGGAGAAAAAATCTGTGAGGGCACCCCCAAACAGGTCTGCAGCGACGAGCATGTGGTGAAGGTTTACTTGGGTAAGCGCTTCGATTTCGGAGAGGAGCAAGAGGATAATGCTTGA
- a CDS encoding acetolactate synthase, with product MPITQVSVFLDNHPGSLFDAMSQLDKNRIKIYAFSIAEAGEFGIVRMITEDPPKAKSLLESAGFNLAKSKKNTEVTAIFSSAHHALSEITKLLGDEGINIEYAYSSAVHVEGKVALILRPSNAEKAEQLLKAKGVEVLSLADLKRNFK from the coding sequence TTGCCTATAACGCAAGTCAGTGTCTTCCTTGACAATCATCCAGGTTCCCTCTTCGATGCGATGTCGCAGCTAGATAAAAACCGTATCAAAATCTATGCTTTCTCCATAGCTGAGGCGGGGGAATTCGGAATCGTCCGCATGATAACTGAGGACCCCCCTAAAGCGAAGTCGCTGCTGGAGAGCGCAGGCTTTAATCTTGCCAAATCCAAAAAGAACACGGAGGTCACCGCGATCTTCAGTTCAGCGCATCATGCTCTCTCTGAGATCACAAAGCTCCTGGGGGATGAGGGCATAAACATAGAGTATGCGTATTCCTCTGCTGTGCATGTTGAGGGTAAGGTGGCTTTGATTCTGCGTCCAAGCAACGCTGAGAAGGCTGAGCAGCTGCTGAAGGCAAAGGGCGTTGAAGTTCTTTCTCTGGCTGACCTTAAACGCAACTTCAAGTAA